The genomic window GGTCTCatactatgtagccccagctagcctggaactctttatgtagaccaggctagcctccaactcacagagatccacctgtcagTAATTTTTTACTAAGATTAAAAACAGCAACAGTTCCCAGAGGTAACTACACATCTCTGGAGGTCTGAGggcatatatatttgattttttttaaagtccaaagCAATTACCCTGTAGCTAACATAGCAGAGGTCATTTCTCTTCAAACCTCACATTACCTCCCGGTAGATCACCCTTATTCCCAGACATGTTCTATTTCTACAGAGCTGTGCTTCAACCAAAAACACCTAAGACTAATCCGCACTTCTCAAGTACTTTTATGGCTAATTTTTCACATGTGCCACTAGGAAATGGTAAGTAAACTAATTCTCCAGGGCTTATTTTCTAGAGAGCAAAGAGCAGGTTATAATAAGATCAGAGATACCATTAATATTCAATTTACCAGATAAACCTTGTCGGTGATAATAAGTCACTAATGCCAATCACAGAGGGTTGGGAAAAAGGacatgtgaaaacaaacaaacaaacaaatgcaggcCTTTCTGGAAGACACCCTGATCACTATCTCACCTCATTTTGAGAGACAGCCTCATTTTTTAGGATAATCAGGTTCCCGGTACTCTGCCTCTGCCCACTTTGACCCGTGAGATGCCTGTTATCAGTCACCGAGGCTTGGGCTCCCCCAGGTCCTGGCCCTGTCTGGGCCCCTGTGTTGTAAAACATGAAAGTATCGCTCCCTGAGCCCGCTGTCAGGCAGGCCTTGTAGCAGTAGGTTTTGGTGAGGGAGCCATTGCCTCGAACTTCAATGAAGTGAGGCTGTACTTTGAGGCCGTGTGGTATCCTGGCATCGATATTGTTATTGGCCTGTTTGTACAGTTCCGCCGGGCACCGCTCCCTCACTCCACAGAAGCCTCCGCAGCATGCCGTGCCATAGGCAGTGTAGCGGTAGCACTTGATGATGCTCAAAACAATGATTGTCAAGAGGAATATAAAAGACACTGTGCTTAATGCTATTATGAGATAAAGTGTGATTTCAGAGTATGTCCGAGCACTCTTTATATGTCTCTGAGTGTCCGGGAGCATTTTAGAAACCCTGTCCACCACAGCTACTGTAATGGCCACAGTAGCTGATAGAGGTGGCTCTCCATTGTCACGAACCACCACAGTCAGGTTGAAAGTGGTACCACTCTCATCTCCGATCTTTCTGGTAATCCTAATTTCTCCCGTGTGAAGTTCTACTTTAAAGAGGTCCGAGTCAGACGTTGGGACTAAATGGTAAAAGAGCCAAGCGTTCTGCCCAGAGTCTGAATCCATGGCTATGACTTTGGTGACCAGGTAGCCAGCAGGGGCAGTCCGAGGCACCATCTCAATGGCTGCTGATGAATTAGTTGAGGTAGGGTATAGAATATGAGGGGCGTGGTCATTCACGTCCACCACATACACATTAGCGGTCACAGTGCTACTTAGTGGTGGCCTCCCCTTGTCCTGGGCCTCCACGGTCACGAAAAACTCTCGAAATTTCTCGTAATCAAAGGAGTTGACAGCATAAAGGCTGCCGCTGGCACTGTTAATGGAGACGTAGGAGGTGACTGGCAGCCCTTGGATCTCCCGGTCTAGGAGTGAGTAAGTCACCTCTGCGTTCTCCTTTTGATCTGGGTCTGTGGCTTGCACCGTGCAAAGCAACACACCCGGCAAATTGTTTTCCTGGACGTAGATGGAATAGGAGTCCTTCAGAAAGCTCGGCGGATTGTCATTGATGTCAGAGATCTCAATCTGCAGTGTCTTTTGAGAGGTGAGTGGTGGTGTTCCCCCATCAGTGGCCGTCACTGTGATGTTGTAGGCAGCTACCCGCTCCCGATCCAGTGGGCCACTCACCACGAGTGTATAGGAGTTTCCAAAGCCATTGAGTCGGAAAGGCAGCGTAGCCTCCAGACCCAGGCTCACTTTCCGGTTGGAGCCCGAATCTTGGTCATTCACGCTGAGAAGGGCCACAACAGTGTTAAGAGCAACATCCTCAGGCACTGGACTGTACAAGTCTGTGAGGACCACCTCGGGAGCGTTGTCATTCACATCCAGAATGTCCACCAACACCTTGCAGTGACCCGCCATGGGTACTGGTCCCCGGTCAGTCGCTTGCACATAGATCTGGTAGGAGGAAGACTCCTCATAATCCAGAGTCCCACTTACTCTGACTTCCCCTGTAACGGCATCTATGCTGAAAAGCTGTCTCTCCCGGTCAGATGTGTAGCTGCTCAAGGAGTACCTGAGTTCACCGTTAGAACCCTCATCCGGATCCGAAGCATTCAACTTTACTACCAAGGTGCCTGGGGGAGCGTCCTCCCGCAGCTGGACACGGTAAGTGGATTGGtcaaaggcaggagaattgtcatTAGTGTCCAGGACGCGAACAGAGATCTGAGCCGTGCCTGAGCGAGCTGGAATGCCCCCGTCCACCGCAGTGAGAACCAAGTGGTGCAAGGCAGCCTGCTCGCGGTCTAGGCCCTTCCGCAGCACGAGCTCCAGCACCTTGCTATTCTCCTGCAGGGGTTTAAGGTCCAGCTCAAAGTGTTCGCTGGGGCTGAGCTCGTAGGTCTGCACTGAGTTGGCGCCAACGTCGGGGTCCTGTGCGCTCTCAATGTGAAACCGCGCTCCAGGTGCCACAGACTCGCTTACCTGAAGCTGGTAGTCCGGCCGCGGGAAGCGCGGCGAGTTATCATTGATGTCCAGTATCTCCACCTGGATCGAACTCACTGCCACCGGGTTGTGCGCCAGCACTTCCAAGCTAAGCAGGCAACGAGGCCGCTGCTCGCACAGTGCCTCGCGATCGATGCGCTCGTTGACGAAGAGCGCTCCGTTTGTCAAGTCCAATTCCAGGTAGCGCGGGCTGGGCGCACCCAGATGGTTGATGCGCAGGCAGCCGGGTCCCAAGCGCCGCAGTTCCAGCCCCAAGGCTCTGGCCACGTTGCCCACGAGCGCGCCCGGGCTCTGCTCCTCCGGCACTGAGTATCGTAGCTGGGAGGCCGCTGGGCTTGGCAGCAGCACTAGCAGCATCCGGAAAGACAGAAACAACAACCAGGGCAAGGGCCGCAGGGGTCGCGGATGCTCTGTCGCCCCAGGTCTGGTACCCGCCAGCTCCATAGCCGCCGGCCCTGGCGGAGGCAgccagggcagggcaggaggcAGCAGCTTGGCGAGCCTGCTCCTCGCCGGGCCCCGCCTCCGCCCTCGCGGCTCTTCACGGCTCACGCGCTACAAACGCCCGAGGCCGCTCCCCTCCCAGGCGTTCTCAAGGGCTCCGAGCCCTGCCGCCCCCACTGACTCCCCATATCCCCAGCTCCTCCACTCGCCTCCAGGCGCTCCAAGGATCTCGATTTTCTGCGACtacgccgctgccgccgccgccgccgctgatGATGCTTTAGATGATGCTttaaggagagggagggagaagcgGAGGGGGAGGGGTGCTCCGCAAGTCCAGCTCGAATTCCGCACCCAAGTGGCGGCGGACTGCGACCGTGCACCGCCCTGCCACTCCACCTACTCCAACCCCATCTCCTTCATCCTCCATCCACCGAATCCCAGCAGACCGCGGGAACACGGCCACTCcctttctccctgcccccacgGTCCTGTTCATCCAGTCTCCACGCTCCCCAGCAGGCTTAACTCGTCTTTTAAGATTAGCCTGAGAAAAGCAGCTTAGAACTCTGACTATCAGCTCTCCAAGTCAAGATTTCAAAGCGCCAGCCAGGAAAATAAACTGTTGGGGGACCTGGGCGGTGCCTTACCAGTCAGAGGGAGTACATGCTGGGGAGGTGCTTTGGGGCTTTTGAAATGCAGACCCCTTGTTTACTTGACCCCCTCACCTTCCCAGGCACGGTTCTTAGAAGTACAGAAAGCCTTTAACTCCTTGGGCAAAGGGCAAAGAAGTgactggtgccttcttctggggAGCAAGTCTAAAGCAAGCATCCTGGGATCCAGCACTCTGTCTAGCTCCCAGCCACGTGCCTTAACTTTCAGTGTGTATTTTGGCAATTAACCAATATTTCAGGGTTTAAAATTCTCTTCTTCTACAACTGACTCCGTAAAGCTTCAGGAAAAACTCGTATTCAAGCTGTTCCGTcgcagtaggaaaaaaaatctagtaaaaTTTCAGGCGATTCTCCCCTCGTGTTTCCTCTAATCTTACTTCAACCCTTTCTCATTTATCGctcaagacattttctttcaaaaatgattaattctttttctttaatggatGACAATGTCGTCAAGAGCCTACAAAGCCATTAAATCAGGAGAGTTTCTCTCGGTCTGCCCAGCCATGCTGGAATTTGAATTCGTTAATGCTTcgcagaaagaaataaaagatactaCCCTGCTGTTATTAAGCAAAATGTAGGCTGCTGGGATTTATCTTTCAGTAGCAGAAGTTTTCACTGTGTTACACTTCATCCTCTGTAAATACACGGCCCCGGTGGGCTCCTATACCTTTgtgcccgccccccccccccaccccagttaAACTGCTCTTCAGTGAGCAAGAAAGCTGAAGGGGTAGAGAAGGCCGTTCCGTGCTGTGTCATTGCCTCCCCGGTTTTCTAACAGTCAGCTTTCCCAGTTTTCTCATCTCTCCCCACGAAGGCTTGAAACTACAGCTCCCTGTGCAAACTCCATTCGCcgaaacattgtttttttttccccctcatctcTCAGTATCCTTGTGCTACATACCTAGCCCCTTGGGTAACTTTCTAGCTATGTACTGGAAGGAAGCCCAGCGAGACCTGACACTTGGCATGCTTCCCCCTTGAGAGGACAAGCTGACCAGCGCCAACATATCCTCCTTCTTCCAACCTGCTACAAGCATTCACTAACAGCAGTCCACAACCTAACCTAGCTCTTCTAGCGAAGCTAGTTTCCCTCCCATCCCTGCCTATTTGTCCTCTTTGTTCCACCAAAGGTGCAGAGTGGGAAGTAATTTCCATCAAAATCTATTCCTGTCTCCTTTCTAAGGTCTCTGGCTTCTCCCTCTACTGCCTGTATCCTTCCCAAACACCCCCCAGTAGCTCTGTCTGTTTGCTGTAGTAATTTGATCTCAGGGAGCCTTAATCTCTCAAGAGCACAAATTGTAGACCTGGCCTATGTCCTCACCCATtacttatttcagaaaacaaatggcCTGTAAGTGGAATCAAGTTATAAGTTGTCAGGAAAAGTGACCTTTCTTCCCCTCAGCTCCTCCAGCCCTCACAGTCACTGCCACCAGTGCTCAAAGCCACTGGGTGTTGACCATGCATGGTCCTATGCCCCTGAAAAGATCACAGGCACTTAAGGAGGAGATAAAAGTGACAAGGACTTTGTGGTGCTTTTAGCAGAAGCCCCCAAGTGCTGTGCCTCAGAATTTGTCTTTCGGCCATATTACCGTCCAGCAAGAGTACCGGCTGAAAtgtccatttttgtttttcagacttcTAAACTCCAGCTAGTATTTACTCCCCCAGTGACCGAAAGAGCAAAAGAGCAGCAAAATTAGCCTCCTTTCCAGAGACTAAATGCTAAAAAGATGGTATTCTCTCTGTTTGGCACCACCGTGATTTCCTTTCTCACAGTATCATACTGAAGTTCCTGCCAACCTTACCAATGTTTGGAAAGTGATTGCTCAGACTGTCGCTAAGTGCCTCATTTACAAACATTTATATGAATTCATACTAATGCCTCAGTCACACCATTGTGCAATCCTTCCTTTTTTACCTTTAAGAATTCCAGTAAAAGCAGAATAAAACTGATTGGGAACACAAAATACAGAGGTAGTTGCACCTCTGCTAACGACCATGTGTCTTCTAACACCTAACTTTCAGCTTGCTTGTcttaaatacagaaaacaaaaataaaatccatgaGGCTGTTGTTATGATTAGAATAAGTAGTATGTTATTTGGACAGTATGTGACAAGCACACCGCTgttggtagtggtagtggtgttTATTAAGAGTAACAACTGTTGGTATCAAATGGCATCTTGCCTAATCATCTGTATGCAGCATGACTCcttaaaaacagacaagcaactgtgatatttaagaagaaaatggtGGCTGGGGTCAGTTGAGTATACTCAAGGTCTAGTCTTTccaaagttttcaaatatttctagAACTTATCCtgtatcttaaaaacaaaaagaagcaactCTCTTTCATTTCAACAAcatatatgtacgtatgtatttatgtatgtatgtatatatatatatgtcttctttttgtctgtttgttttatgtgtcttTGTAAGCATCTGATACATGTGAGAGGCCAAAACACATCTCAGAccccctggagttagagttagaAGTGGTTATAATCTACCCAATATAGGTAGATACTGAGGATCGAagtcaggtcttctggaagagctgtgagtgctcttagccaccaaaCCAGCCCCAGGAAAAACTTATACCCAGATATCTAGTAAAATTattaatcacaaaataaaattgcttctagatataattaataagaagtgacatgataaaaaaaagaaccataaGACAGAGTATTGTGTTTGTTTACCCCTGTGATAGACAAGAATTTCAAAATCATATTCCtcaattatatttcttaattatatttgtaaaatacATCTCCCATGAGATCACTGAGCATGGCAACAAAACCCAATCACAACAGAATTGAGACtgcaagaaaaatattcaaactcAGAAATTTCTCCTGATCCACATCAATTTTCCTTTATTACTGGCGGTAAATTATAAACCATTTTACTTTGAGTAACCAAACAGCTTGAGTTTGGGTGCATAGGGCAAACAGGATATACTGTCTAGTCACCAGTTTTATCAGGCTATGAATATGTGTCACAGAGAGGAAgatctaattttctttttctttttaagctttgttgttttaagacagctTCTTGCATAGCTCAGGTTGTCCTTGAGTtggctgtgtagccaaggctggccatgaactcctgATCATCCTAAACcgaactcccaagtgctagaattgtagtcatgtaccaccatgcctggcctctaatttttatttataactagTGAATGAGTGCTCCCCTACAAACTAAGCATATATTACACAATAAAACTAATACGGaccctcaagaggcagaggccgcgagctcatgaattcaaggccagtaagacactgtttcaaaaacttTATCTTGTTAAGAAGGGACAGGACTCTTGATCTTCCTCTCTAGGGGACAACACTCTAAGTAAGTAAGTTTATGTCATTATGTGTATTAGTCTAAGGACTGGGAGGGATGGCAGTGTTTTCCGTATGAAATGATAGTGGaattttttatctattctttacCCAGAAAGAATGTATTAagaaaatgtttgggtttaacaACTGGATTTTGGGAAGGGATCCTCTGAAACTTTAGTCCTGAGAAACTGATATGCTGTAGCTACGTGGTTGAGGCAGCTCATAATTGTTTAGAATAAACAAGAGACTCAAGCCATCTTAAGGTTATTAACAATAAAAAGGAAGCTAAAGGCTTGAGTCAAGCTTAATACcaacaaatgaaattaaatttgaCTTCTCCACCAGTGTTCTCTACTGAGGTGACCTAATAAGAATCAGAGATTGAAGGCTGAACTTCATTAGGGGAAATCTTACATAaaccatttattttcttcatttcataaAATACAGTGGTTAAACAGAGCTTAAATCTAAGGttaagaggagagaaagaataaaagcaataataaaaggtatgtggagaccagagacagAAGAACCTAGAAGCTTTCAGACCAGATAGTGTGGACTACACAGAGCAGAAGAGACCTTTTCTTAACAGAGTGGAAATAGAGAGCTGACTCGCCAGGATGGTCCTGACTATCTATCTAGGTGTGCTGAAAGTATGCTGAGGCTTGAACACACgcatgcgcatgcatgcatgcgtgcacactctctctctcacacacacaccagtgtgtgcatgtgcacccctctctctctctctctctctctctctctctctctctcacacacacacacacacacacacacaataatagatACATTCTAAATGATGTTTGATGCTTGAATGATCATTCAAGGCACTAAAACAACTTACAGATGGACcacaaaatgttaatttttaaaagtctttgagTTTGATATAAATGCCTCCCACACCCCAAGATTACTGAAGTCATCACTGAATACTCAGAAATGAAGACATTCTTGCTGGGACCCACTCTAGCTCATCTGAAAACCAGTAACTTCAAACTAATCACACAGACCTaaagtctgtttgtttgtttttctccaaacCGGCATTTTGGGGTTTTCATTGATAGAATCATTGACGGGCAGGGGGGGACACAGTTTTCCTGAAATTCATGGAGAGTTTAACAGTTTCCTACTTACCCACAAAAAAACAGATAAAGTAAGAAAACAGCAGTACAGTATAGCTAAAGCGGTTTTCTATAATTCTTTGAATAGCAGTGCCAAAGGGGATTTATTAATGGAATGGTTCAACTTGGAGGAATTCTAATGAGGGATCTACCCTCTAGCGCATCCTCGTCAGCATTTTCTCAATGACTCAAGGCTAGTAGGCAGCAATGTACGGGCCAATCCAGAAGCAACTTGAACCCTTCTGGAACAAGAATTATGACTGTCTAAAACAAGATGCATCTTAATTCACAAAATTAGTACCAATATTTTGCTTGAGATTCAGTACATGCCCCCAATTCATAAGTTTGTATTTAAGCTGACTTCTGGCTTGCGTATTTCCCATTAAAACGTGCTCCAAGGCTCCATTCATCACTTTGGACCTCTTATTTTAATAGAAAGCCTTGTTTGGCCCCGTTTCTCCTTTGCAATTCTTGGGATTTAgccacagaataaaataaagagggAAGTTGGCACTAAAGAACACTCTTGTTCCTAAGTGGGGTTTAGCCAAAACAGTCATTGATTTCCAtgaatagacagacagagagacagtagGTCAACAGACAGGCAATAACACAGATGCGTAGATATGGATGCTATTGGGCTTCCAGATAGCAATAACTGTTGACTTTTGGGGTTCCATTTATACCTCAATTCTTCAAGAGTTGACAGTTTATCACTTCTGCACATATCTAAACTCATTTAGTTCTCATAAGATCCTAATGAGGTTGGCATTGTTGTAGAAACTCAATTACAAAGAGGCAAAGGAATTTATCAGACTCTCCAGAAAGCTTTTTTCCTCCCAGGCCTCTTTTCCTCCTCAGAAGAATCTTTCCTTGCATTTTTGTCTATTTGTGTTTTACTCGAGCGGGGTCATGTGGAAGATTTTTACTTGAGTTTTTGAGGAACTTTCATAGGGAATGTCTGGTGGCTAGAGTAACTCATTCCCACCATTGGTGTCCAAAGGTCCCACTTCGTCCTCAGCTAGGTCAGCATGCTGTCATTTTGTTGCTTAGTGACTCTCTTCAGACCAGATAATATGGAGTCTCAAGGTAGTTTGTATTTGCATTTCTACGATGGCTAGTAAAACTGAATGTTTTTCcgtgttttttggccatttttaTGCCATATTTTGAGAAATGTTTGCTTAAATCATCAACCCATATGTTGATCaggttttatttcttgtttaggtttttcttttttttagtttttttttgtatattctagatattacACCTCTGTCAGTCGTATAGCTTGCAGAGATTttgtcccattctgtaggctgtctcttcATTGGATTAACTGTTCCCTTTGCTGTAGAGATTTTTAGtttaacaaaatctttttttattcatttttttgccTTTCCCTGCCAGGTACCTCTTATCTTCTCCTTTTCTgtatttgtcattttgttttgtggtttgggtaaattgagttttattttggaggcattgctttatttatatatttggggGAGGATATCagaaattgaacccaaggccttgcacaTACTAGGTAAATGCTCTACTACTGAGTTCTGTTCCAGACTCCTGTACCTCATCATTTTTAGTAATCTAACATCTGTCCACTACACACACATCTCCAACAGGAATCTTATTATTACTCAGAAACTattcattttaagtattttacatAGAATCCTATGTAAGctatttttcacatttataaaCTTCTTTTTTAGAGACCTCATTACGATCTTctgtatatatacttatattttatatatacatatatttatatctgttatatacacatatatacctatatttaaacaaaatatatttaccaaaatcATGCTATTAAAATGATTCATCTTCTATAAGCCAAACTCTTCTTATACTCTCTGCCCTTGCTAAAAGCAGTATTTTCCCACTTGAAATATTCCATGTAAGTACTGGGGTTTTGCACATGACTTTGATTTTTCAGGTATAAATTCCACTCATGTTCCTAGTGATGGATTTGACTATAATTCATTTAGCAGTTATGCATACAGCAgaggaaagaagataaaatataagTCATCAAAATTAGCCAaggtaaaatgaatttaattttctatGAATATTAAAAGATATCTTGAGACATTTTGATGAGATAATTACCTTAACAAAGCTCATTTTGTTAAAGGTGTTTAGAAATAACATTCATATTCTTCCATATTACTTTtcatttccattcttttcttccacAAGGGAATAAAGTGCACTGTACTGAAAAGATTGAGAAGAAAACCATGGTGTGATTCTGTGAGCATCACTGAACCAATGGTCTCAGAAGTCATCACGCTGGGTGCATCCTCAACACCATGCCTCAGCTGGTGTCAACTTTAACTAATCCTAGTATAAGAGGAAAAATGTACAAAACTTccaaataaatcaatattttatgatttctctTTGTCTCAATATACTGGCCTATTCTCCAGTAAAGTCAG from Microtus pennsylvanicus isolate mMicPen1 chromosome 4, mMicPen1.hap1, whole genome shotgun sequence includes these protein-coding regions:
- the LOC142847796 gene encoding protocadherin alpha-C2 isoform X1 translates to MELAGTRPGATEHPRPLRPLPWLLFLSFRMLLVLLPSPAASQLRYSVPEEQSPGALVGNVARALGLELRRLGPGCLRINHLGAPSPRYLELDLTNGALFVNERIDREALCEQRPRCLLSLEVLAHNPVAVSSIQVEILDINDNSPRFPRPDYQLQVSESVAPGARFHIESAQDPDVGANSVQTYELSPSEHFELDLKPLQENSKVLELVLRKGLDREQAALHHLVLTAVDGGIPARSGTAQISVRVLDTNDNSPAFDQSTYRVQLREDAPPGTLVVKLNASDPDEGSNGELRYSLSSYTSDRERQLFSIDAVTGEVRVSGTLDYEESSSYQIYVQATDRGPVPMAGHCKVLVDILDVNDNAPEVVLTDLYSPVPEDVALNTVVALLSVNDQDSGSNRKVSLGLEATLPFRLNGFGNSYTLVVSGPLDRERVAAYNITVTATDGGTPPLTSQKTLQIEISDINDNPPSFLKDSYSIYVQENNLPGVLLCTVQATDPDQKENAEVTYSLLDREIQGLPVTSYVSINSASGSLYAVNSFDYEKFREFFVTVEAQDKGRPPLSSTVTANVYVVDVNDHAPHILYPTSTNSSAAIEMVPRTAPAGYLVTKVIAMDSDSGQNAWLFYHLVPTSDSDLFKVELHTGEIRITRKIGDESGTTFNLTVVVRDNGEPPLSATVAITVAVVDRVSKMLPDTQRHIKSARTYSEITLYLIIALSTVSFIFLLTIIVLSIIKCYRYTAYGTACCGGFCGVRERCPAELYKQANNNIDARIPHGLKVQPHFIEVRGNGSLTKTYCYKACLTAGSGSDTFMFYNTGAQTGPGPGGAQASVTDNRHLTGQSGQRQSTGNLIILKNEAVSQNEPRQPNPDWRYSASLRAGMHSSVHLEEAGILRAGPGGPDQQWPTVSSATPEPEAGEVSPPVGAGVNSNSWTFKYGPGNPKQSGPGELPDKFIIPGSPAIISIRQEPANNQIDKSDFITFGKKEETKKKKKKKKGNKAQEKKEKGNSTTDNSDQ